A genomic window from Streptomyces sp. 846.5 includes:
- a CDS encoding M23 family metallopeptidase: MSTRDRLLSPLLAQLRRTVPADPVPEALVTAFTAEQLDPGLFSPELLQRVPLDRLQATVDALRERHGAVRGVRRRRELYLVQFAQGAEPVWAESTPDGRLTSLVTGPGAMTARGAVPSQTRLPNPAPPRGAGNCAPSQAEAAPETPQQPPVPTAPRTPHATALTRLVAAYLAAALAAAILPFVSATATGWLLLTTATPALAWYALRTGPTHALPPWFRALPVVAVGLAVLAGLRALPAFGPGLPWSLPGLPELLIFVAVFGLAGWTRYRSRPIHPSPSAHPLTLGSPLRGGCFTVVEGGGPAVNRYAQESVATGAGRHRRHAVDLVQLGDGPQWRGRRALGLAPAGNERYAIFGHPVLSPCDGVVVTAVDGLPDHPPQVLAVDHPEGNHVAIDTGRALVVLSWLRQDSIRVRRGQHLTAGAVVAAVGNSGDGAEPSLHLRAETRTSHPTAGSGAGLPFRLTELRGLPLRGRRFRIPD; the protein is encoded by the coding sequence TTGAGCACCCGCGACCGACTCCTCTCACCGCTGCTGGCCCAGCTCCGCCGCACCGTCCCGGCGGATCCGGTGCCCGAGGCCCTGGTCACCGCCTTCACCGCGGAACAGCTGGACCCGGGCCTGTTCAGCCCCGAACTGCTGCAGCGGGTGCCGCTGGACCGGCTCCAGGCGACGGTCGACGCCCTGCGGGAGCGCCACGGCGCGGTACGGGGCGTGCGCCGCCGCCGCGAGCTCTACCTGGTCCAGTTCGCCCAGGGCGCCGAACCGGTCTGGGCCGAAAGCACCCCGGACGGCCGCCTCACCTCCCTGGTAACCGGCCCCGGCGCCATGACAGCCCGAGGCGCCGTCCCCTCCCAAACCCGCCTACCGAACCCTGCACCCCCCAGGGGCGCGGGGAACTGCGCGCCCAGCCAGGCAGAAGCCGCGCCCGAAACCCCCCAGCAACCCCCCGTCCCCACCGCCCCCCGCACGCCGCACGCAACCGCCCTGACCCGCCTCGTCGCGGCGTACCTGGCAGCCGCACTCGCCGCAGCGATCCTCCCCTTCGTCAGTGCCACCGCCACCGGCTGGCTGCTGCTCACCACCGCCACCCCGGCCCTCGCCTGGTACGCCCTGCGCACCGGCCCCACCCACGCGCTCCCGCCGTGGTTCCGCGCGCTCCCCGTCGTCGCCGTCGGCCTCGCCGTACTGGCCGGGCTCCGCGCGCTGCCGGCCTTCGGCCCCGGCCTGCCCTGGAGCCTCCCCGGCCTCCCCGAGCTGCTGATCTTCGTCGCCGTGTTCGGCCTGGCCGGCTGGACCCGGTACCGCAGCCGCCCGATCCACCCCTCCCCCAGCGCCCACCCGCTGACCCTCGGTTCACCGCTGCGCGGCGGCTGCTTCACCGTCGTCGAGGGCGGCGGCCCCGCCGTCAACAGGTACGCCCAGGAGTCCGTGGCCACCGGTGCCGGACGGCACCGCCGCCACGCCGTCGACCTGGTGCAGCTCGGCGACGGGCCGCAGTGGCGCGGCCGGCGCGCCCTCGGTCTGGCCCCGGCCGGCAACGAGCGCTACGCGATCTTCGGCCACCCGGTGCTCAGCCCCTGCGACGGGGTGGTGGTGACTGCGGTGGACGGCCTGCCGGACCACCCGCCCCAGGTCCTCGCCGTGGACCACCCCGAGGGCAACCATGTCGCCATCGACACCGGCCGGGCGCTGGTCGTGCTCTCCTGGCTGCGTCAGGACAGCATCCGGGTGCGGCGCGGCCAGCACCTCACCGCCGGCGCGGTCGTCGCCGCCGTCGGCAACTCCGGCGACGGCGCCGAGCCCTCGCTGCACCTGCGCGCGGAGACCCGTACCTCGCACCCCACCGCGGGCAGCGGCGCCGGCCTGCCGTTCCGGCTCACCGAGCTGCGGGGCCTCCCGCTGCGCGGCCGCCGCTTCCGGATCCCGGACTGA